A stretch of the Pseudobacteriovorax antillogorgiicola genome encodes the following:
- a CDS encoding ATP-dependent helicase, translated as MIDISGLNSQQHEAVTTISGPSMILAGAGTGKTRVITYRIGHMIDQGIQPEQIVAMTFTNKAAREMKERLISLVGSHGKGIMVGTFHSFCIKILRRFAEEADLDPRFSLAGTSDQLDLVRRSLEEKGWHGLYKPDDILSRISRAKNALLIPETMLEEALQAKFEDEDLSFLKEVYQLYERQLKLNRVIDFDDCILKTALVLRRRSDVLERLQGEYTHFLVDEFQDTNFAQLSILELLAGKLNNICVVGDDDQSIYSWRGAMVETLDRFENIFKGTKLIKLEQNYRCTNVILNAANNVIKNNQGRKDKTLWSKSQSEEYITLTSKRDDGEEARWIAQKCFGLLGQGYRPKDIGILYRANSQARSLETALRERNLVYKVYGGSSFFERKEVRDFLAYFKLSLDPHDRMSFWRVINTPSRGVGLKTLERIEERSKELKISPFEVLVRNEVKLVGKANDAVGQFVKDVQSQSKWPIIHIDDLEKRGGEIIKAFGLEDDIRQKTSHEGAKKRKLESLKKLPEWIKGIGENQVEERGSLNILDLLDQLTLSDDKSGKNDKGPENHISLMTIHASKGLEFPAVFVCGIEDDLLPHKNSIDCPMSVQEERRLFYVAITRAKVKLHLSFARERFSNFQKQDRKPSRFLKELPKTGVVTDTELQSLNHLTSEQDRRERNAKRLSRLRDSIKGGFS; from the coding sequence ATGATCGACATAAGCGGACTCAATAGCCAACAACATGAGGCAGTTACCACGATATCAGGGCCATCTATGATCCTTGCGGGCGCTGGCACAGGTAAAACGCGGGTCATCACTTATCGGATCGGTCATATGATCGATCAGGGGATTCAGCCCGAGCAAATTGTCGCTATGACATTTACTAATAAAGCAGCTCGGGAGATGAAAGAGCGGCTGATTTCTTTAGTGGGAAGTCATGGTAAAGGTATCATGGTAGGTACCTTTCATAGCTTCTGCATTAAGATTCTGCGGCGTTTCGCTGAAGAAGCTGATCTCGATCCACGGTTCTCCTTGGCTGGTACCTCTGATCAACTTGACTTAGTTCGTCGCTCCCTAGAAGAAAAAGGCTGGCACGGTCTCTACAAGCCAGATGATATACTTTCTAGAATCAGTCGCGCTAAAAACGCATTGCTAATTCCTGAAACAATGCTTGAAGAAGCTTTACAGGCTAAGTTTGAAGATGAAGACCTTAGCTTCCTCAAAGAAGTTTACCAACTCTACGAACGGCAACTCAAACTCAACAGGGTCATCGACTTTGATGACTGTATCTTGAAGACTGCTCTGGTGTTGCGTCGCCGTTCGGATGTCTTAGAGCGTCTTCAAGGGGAATACACCCACTTTCTAGTGGATGAGTTTCAAGATACCAACTTTGCTCAGCTCTCAATCCTGGAGCTACTAGCCGGTAAGCTCAACAATATTTGCGTTGTCGGCGACGATGATCAATCGATTTATAGCTGGCGAGGAGCGATGGTCGAGACACTTGACCGATTTGAAAACATCTTCAAAGGCACCAAGCTTATCAAACTCGAACAGAACTACCGCTGCACCAACGTGATCCTCAATGCAGCTAACAACGTGATCAAAAACAATCAAGGTCGGAAAGATAAGACCCTTTGGAGTAAATCCCAAAGTGAAGAGTATATCACGCTTACCTCGAAACGAGACGATGGCGAAGAAGCCCGTTGGATTGCTCAAAAGTGCTTCGGTCTCCTGGGTCAGGGCTATCGCCCCAAGGATATAGGTATTCTGTATAGAGCTAACTCTCAGGCGAGATCTCTTGAGACGGCCTTGCGAGAAAGGAACCTTGTTTACAAGGTGTATGGCGGATCAAGCTTCTTTGAAAGAAAGGAAGTGCGTGATTTTCTTGCTTATTTCAAATTATCCCTCGATCCTCACGACCGCATGAGCTTTTGGAGAGTGATTAATACGCCCTCACGAGGGGTTGGCCTCAAAACATTGGAACGGATCGAAGAGCGTTCCAAGGAGCTTAAAATTTCACCATTTGAAGTTCTAGTCAGAAATGAAGTGAAACTCGTAGGCAAGGCCAATGACGCTGTGGGTCAATTCGTGAAAGATGTCCAATCACAATCCAAGTGGCCTATCATCCACATTGACGATTTAGAAAAACGAGGCGGCGAAATTATCAAAGCTTTTGGCTTAGAGGATGACATTCGGCAAAAGACAAGTCACGAAGGGGCTAAAAAACGGAAATTGGAGTCTCTCAAAAAACTCCCCGAGTGGATCAAAGGCATTGGTGAAAACCAGGTCGAGGAACGTGGATCTCTGAATATACTAGACTTACTTGACCAGCTCACCCTTTCAGATGACAAGTCGGGAAAGAATGATAAGGGCCCTGAAAACCACATCTCACTGATGACAATCCACGCATCCAAAGGCCTAGAGTTCCCAGCAGTATTCGTTTGCGGTATTGAGGATGACCTGCTTCCCCACAAAAATAGCATCGACTGCCCTATGTCTGTCCAAGAAGAGCGGCGGCTTTTTTATGTTGCGATCACTCGTGCGAAGGTAAAACTACACCTCAGCTTTGCCCGCGAGAGATTTTCCAATTTTCAAAAGCAAGATCGCAAGCCTAGTCGCTTCCTAAAAGAACTCCCTAAAACCGGTGTCGTAACCGATACGGAGCTCCAATCGCTGAATCACCTTACAAGCGAGCAGGATAGAAGGGAGCGAAATGCTAAAAGGCTAAGCCGACTTCGCGATAGTATTAAGGGTGGATTCAGTTAG
- a CDS encoding RNA polymerase factor sigma-32, whose amino-acid sequence MSQKLPAKQSGGVPAKMSPLQLYLQEIAKYPLLSPEEEFETARQHFEDGDITAAHRLVTSNLRLVVKIANDFRQAQVNLLDLIQEGNYGLMQAVKKYNPYKGVKLSSYAAWWIRAFILKHIMDNKSQVKIGTTAAQRKLFFNLKKEADRLLAEYDRIDTKLLAENLNVKEKDVIEMQMRLSAPDYSLDAPIQKDGGESVSRGSMIPTQEESAEDQLAELEVIDLFAEHLEEFKDTLKDRDLEIFEDRIISENPLTLQEIGDRYGVSRERARQLEVKIIKNLRQFVKDKGVIDVDLGD is encoded by the coding sequence ATGAGTCAAAAGTTACCTGCGAAGCAGTCAGGCGGCGTTCCCGCAAAAATGTCGCCTCTTCAACTTTATTTACAAGAAATTGCAAAATATCCCTTACTTTCCCCTGAAGAGGAGTTTGAAACAGCTCGGCAGCATTTCGAAGACGGTGATATCACAGCAGCTCATCGTCTGGTAACCTCGAACCTGCGCCTCGTTGTCAAAATTGCCAATGACTTCCGGCAGGCACAAGTGAATCTCCTCGATCTCATTCAAGAGGGAAACTACGGCCTCATGCAGGCCGTCAAAAAATACAACCCCTATAAGGGTGTCAAATTATCAAGTTACGCGGCTTGGTGGATCCGAGCCTTTATCTTGAAGCATATCATGGATAATAAGAGCCAGGTCAAAATTGGAACAACAGCGGCTCAGCGTAAATTGTTTTTTAATCTCAAGAAGGAAGCTGATCGTCTTTTAGCGGAGTACGATCGGATCGATACGAAGTTGCTGGCTGAAAATCTGAATGTGAAGGAGAAAGACGTTATTGAAATGCAGATGCGTCTGAGTGCTCCGGACTATTCTTTGGATGCTCCTATTCAAAAAGATGGTGGCGAAAGCGTGAGTCGTGGCTCAATGATACCCACTCAGGAAGAATCTGCCGAAGACCAACTGGCCGAACTGGAAGTGATCGATCTTTTCGCTGAGCATCTTGAGGAGTTCAAGGACACTCTTAAAGATCGGGACTTAGAGATTTTTGAAGATCGGATTATTTCCGAAAACCCATTGACCTTGCAAGAAATTGGGGATCGCTACGGAGTGAGTCGTGAGCGAGCACGTCAGTTGGAAGTTAAGATCATAAAGAACCTAAGGCAATTTGTGAAAGATAAGGGTGTGATCGATGTGGATCTTGGCGATTAA
- a CDS encoding diacylglycerol/lipid kinase family protein, protein MSRIGIIANPYSKLNKRNPAQIETLRTIASKHADFFVTDSLQDLSQKVKTMANTGFDVIAICGGDGTIALTMTEIIRWYTRKELPKIAILKGGTMNLVASQINIQGSQASVLRRLIRRVEQRSALTTSKLQTLQVGDHFGFLYADGSAVRILKEFYRKKSGILGAIWLGLRLVSSFLRKGRLVSKLIYEETVKAKSGAQTMEFTSLGNFAGTIRKLPLGFPLLPLAMKQKGLFQATFITCPKEKLLWQLPLIMIKHKEGTSLGKYSICCDELEISSQSPLHYTLDGELFIHDETTPLKISQGPEVEFIKL, encoded by the coding sequence ATGTCGAGAATCGGGATCATAGCAAATCCCTACTCTAAATTAAATAAGCGAAATCCAGCCCAAATTGAGACTCTGCGTACCATTGCTAGCAAGCATGCGGACTTCTTCGTCACCGACTCCCTTCAAGACCTTAGCCAAAAAGTGAAGACAATGGCAAACACAGGTTTCGATGTCATTGCAATTTGCGGTGGTGATGGCACCATTGCACTCACTATGACCGAAATTATTCGTTGGTACACCAGAAAAGAACTACCCAAAATCGCAATTTTAAAGGGCGGTACCATGAATCTGGTGGCATCGCAAATCAATATCCAAGGCTCCCAGGCCTCGGTCCTACGGCGTTTGATCCGACGCGTTGAGCAAAGGTCAGCACTCACTACATCGAAACTTCAGACATTACAAGTTGGCGATCATTTCGGCTTTCTCTATGCTGATGGATCAGCCGTTAGAATCCTGAAAGAGTTTTATAGAAAAAAGTCCGGAATTTTAGGAGCCATCTGGCTCGGGCTTAGACTGGTCTCATCATTTCTGCGCAAGGGTCGCCTGGTGAGCAAGCTTATTTACGAAGAAACGGTCAAAGCCAAGAGCGGCGCTCAAACCATGGAGTTTACAAGTCTAGGTAATTTTGCAGGCACCATTCGTAAGTTACCGTTGGGCTTTCCCCTTCTACCTCTTGCTATGAAACAGAAGGGTCTGTTTCAGGCGACGTTTATCACCTGTCCCAAGGAAAAACTATTATGGCAATTGCCATTGATCATGATAAAACATAAGGAAGGAACTTCATTAGGGAAATATTCCATTTGCTGCGATGAGCTAGAAATTTCTTCTCAATCTCCACTGCACTACACCCTAGATGGTGAACTCTTTATTCATGATGAGACCACACCGTTGAAAATTTCCCAAGGGCCAGAGGTTGAGTTCATAAAGCTGTGA
- a CDS encoding aminoglycoside phosphotransferase family protein yields the protein MNKPLKDSFTSKKRGDALPPPPPSAICDALGVTQITIDWLAGDGSDRCYYRLFSPEIPSSLVLMQLSGQDAEALRENGYEWIQIGDILSQYQIFVPKTVRTMPDFAAIIIEDYGDIMMESVAQQALSEGSSDEVLELYRSSFYILKKFLKISGEPNAPWCKRKFDSERFQWELNFFRKEFLEPVAGIHLNHEDLKIFEEESMRLSDHISSSSDYFVHRDFHSRNIMVHDNTLAVIDFQDARYGPAAYDLVSLCFDSYVPLPNETRHFLLEEGIQILSDGDPALQDTLKKQWSATLLQRQIKAIGSFGYLSMKKNRGNYLKYVKPALNTLSSDLVYDERWPMLSASLLARIEQSIG from the coding sequence ATGAATAAGCCTTTAAAAGATTCATTCACCAGTAAGAAGCGCGGCGATGCCTTACCACCGCCGCCCCCAAGCGCGATATGCGATGCCTTAGGTGTCACTCAGATAACAATCGATTGGTTGGCGGGGGATGGCTCCGACCGCTGCTACTACCGGCTATTTTCTCCAGAAATCCCCAGCTCCTTGGTTCTTATGCAACTCTCGGGACAAGACGCTGAAGCACTACGAGAGAACGGCTATGAGTGGATTCAAATTGGAGATATTCTAAGCCAGTACCAAATATTCGTACCAAAGACCGTACGAACAATGCCTGACTTCGCTGCTATTATCATCGAAGACTATGGCGATATTATGATGGAGTCAGTGGCCCAGCAAGCTCTATCCGAAGGCTCCTCAGATGAGGTTCTAGAGCTTTATCGAAGCAGCTTCTATATACTAAAAAAGTTTCTCAAAATTTCCGGTGAGCCAAATGCTCCTTGGTGCAAACGAAAATTCGATTCAGAGCGTTTCCAGTGGGAACTCAATTTCTTCCGTAAAGAATTTCTTGAACCTGTTGCCGGCATTCATTTGAATCACGAAGACTTAAAGATCTTTGAAGAAGAGTCGATGCGGCTCTCGGATCACATTTCATCTTCTTCAGACTACTTTGTTCACCGAGACTTCCACTCACGAAACATCATGGTCCACGATAATACTCTCGCTGTAATCGACTTTCAGGATGCTCGATACGGTCCGGCCGCATATGATCTCGTATCTCTTTGCTTCGACTCCTACGTACCTCTACCAAACGAAACTCGGCACTTCTTATTGGAAGAAGGTATTCAGATCTTGTCTGACGGTGACCCAGCTCTGCAAGATACCTTGAAAAAGCAATGGTCCGCCACTCTTCTACAAAGGCAGATTAAGGCCATTGGTAGCTTCGGCTACTTATCCATGAAGAAGAACCGTGGCAACTACCTAAAATATGTCAAGCCAGCCTTGAATACGCTAAGCTCGGACCTTGTTTACGACGAACGTTGGCCAATGCTTTCAGCTAGTCTACTCGCAAGAATCGAACAAAGTATAGGTTGA
- a CDS encoding nucleotidyltransferase family protein: MKSLILAAGFGTRLRPLTNSRPKPLCPFFGVPFLELALSRVSKEAKDIAVNTHYLGETIEKYLALHHQEKPLKVFHEPEIRGTGGALFPLRSWLGDEPLLIYNADIISNIDISRVINAHRKSNSIATMVMLPHAIPLKTPVYCQDSQVLAFGDKPPSSNGKFTFSGIHIVSSEFVSRIPETVPWSVIDTYKKLIAEGHRVQAYFHSGFWSDLGTPQSLWESHIEVLKSNPNKLLSELGVTEARAKFMYPSLVCDTKNHSAWRDTINLQGRCFNSLVDSDQSIQQTIHDSLIIHPKMTIHNQPIQRRLYIDEVELSF, encoded by the coding sequence ATGAAATCTCTCATATTGGCTGCTGGATTCGGAACTAGGCTGAGACCTCTAACCAACAGCCGACCAAAACCTCTATGTCCCTTCTTTGGAGTTCCATTTTTAGAGCTTGCATTGTCACGAGTAAGCAAGGAAGCTAAAGATATTGCGGTGAATACCCACTACCTTGGTGAAACCATAGAAAAATACTTGGCATTACACCACCAAGAGAAGCCACTCAAAGTATTCCATGAACCTGAAATCCGTGGGACCGGAGGAGCACTTTTTCCTCTCCGCTCCTGGTTAGGCGACGAACCACTATTGATATATAACGCTGATATTATCAGCAATATCGACATTTCTAGGGTGATCAATGCCCATCGCAAATCGAATTCCATTGCAACCATGGTGATGCTTCCCCACGCTATTCCTTTAAAAACCCCTGTTTATTGTCAAGACTCTCAAGTTCTCGCATTTGGGGACAAACCACCAAGTTCAAACGGAAAATTCACGTTTTCAGGTATCCATATTGTATCTTCTGAGTTTGTCTCTCGTATTCCCGAAACAGTCCCATGGAGCGTGATCGATACTTACAAAAAACTCATTGCAGAAGGCCATCGAGTCCAGGCTTATTTTCACTCTGGATTCTGGTCCGACCTAGGAACTCCCCAAAGTCTTTGGGAAAGCCATATTGAAGTCTTGAAGAGCAACCCAAACAAACTCTTATCCGAACTTGGGGTCACTGAAGCACGGGCGAAATTTATGTACCCCTCTTTGGTCTGTGATACGAAGAACCACTCTGCCTGGCGAGACACGATCAATCTTCAAGGGCGGTGCTTTAATAGCCTGGTCGACAGTGATCAGTCTATTCAACAGACTATCCACGATAGTCTGATCATTCATCCCAAGATGACCATTCATAATCAGCCTATACAGCGGCGACTATACATCGATGAAGTGGAGCTTTCTTTCTAG
- a CDS encoding LysM peptidoglycan-binding domain-containing protein has translation MRLRSGLLILLMMFGVPMMSTSCSTSGQEESQEEFGDQEDGQEENFADEEQLQNQEGEDNLNNLNNFNNMNENLESAGFNNAAGGNNQFLNNEGNQFANNNFQSDLGNEELQNEGELQQIIEDMNASNGDQFAQQDAALNNPMMQNNGMLMNDQGMGNQMMENINQGMDQGMMMNQGMNQAMDQGMMNQGMENMAQAPMEQQSMATAGSPMAPGLPELGSKMSYIVQKGDTLAKIATRVYGDPQKWAEIADFTGIANPKLIYPGDVVYYQLTEQTMAFASSYESVTRSEVRVMEGDTLSTIASRVLGNAANWKMIWRQNDNIANPDRLEVGSTLYYIEPGMLSATLETARDFFVQASDTMVDLAEATQSQVDQGDKLEDKPETINSVTAELDDEFAMMNTSDFERVI, from the coding sequence ATGAGACTTAGGTCAGGCCTATTGATTCTCCTTATGATGTTCGGTGTCCCCATGATGTCGACATCGTGCTCAACGTCCGGTCAGGAAGAATCTCAGGAAGAGTTTGGTGATCAGGAGGATGGGCAAGAGGAGAATTTTGCAGATGAGGAACAGCTCCAAAACCAAGAGGGTGAGGATAACCTCAACAACCTTAACAACTTTAACAATATGAATGAGAACCTGGAAAGTGCAGGATTCAACAATGCTGCAGGAGGCAATAACCAATTTCTCAACAACGAAGGTAATCAATTCGCAAACAACAATTTTCAATCTGATCTAGGCAACGAAGAACTGCAAAATGAGGGTGAGCTGCAACAAATTATTGAGGACATGAACGCTAGCAATGGTGATCAGTTCGCTCAACAAGATGCTGCACTAAATAACCCAATGATGCAGAACAACGGGATGCTGATGAACGACCAGGGTATGGGCAACCAGATGATGGAAAACATCAACCAGGGTATGGACCAAGGCATGATGATGAATCAGGGCATGAACCAAGCTATGGATCAGGGCATGATGAACCAGGGTATGGAAAACATGGCTCAGGCTCCTATGGAGCAACAGTCTATGGCGACGGCTGGTAGCCCTATGGCACCTGGGCTCCCAGAGTTGGGTTCAAAGATGTCTTACATTGTCCAGAAGGGAGATACTCTTGCTAAGATCGCAACTCGCGTCTACGGTGATCCGCAGAAGTGGGCAGAGATCGCGGACTTTACTGGAATTGCCAACCCTAAGTTAATCTACCCTGGGGATGTGGTCTACTACCAACTTACAGAACAGACCATGGCATTTGCATCGAGCTACGAGTCAGTGACTCGCTCTGAAGTTAGAGTGATGGAGGGCGACACACTTTCAACGATAGCAAGTCGTGTTCTAGGTAATGCTGCGAACTGGAAAATGATCTGGCGTCAGAACGACAACATCGCTAATCCAGATCGGCTTGAAGTTGGTTCTACTCTTTATTACATCGAGCCAGGAATGCTGTCCGCAACTTTAGAAACAGCGAGAGATTTCTTTGTCCAAGCATCAGATACAATGGTTGACTTAGCCGAGGCAACACAGTCTCAAGTAGATCAGGGTGATAAGCTAGAAGATAAGCCAGAAACAATTAACTCAGTAACCGCAGAACTAGACGACGAATTTGCAATGATGAACACCAGTGATTTTGAACGAGTGATTTAA
- the rsmH gene encoding 16S rRNA (cytosine(1402)-N(4))-methyltransferase RsmH: MTKAEIFMFDHITVLKNEMVQSLNLPVDGIAIDCTAGGGGHTAALLDALGPGGKVFAFDRDPMAFQFLSERFAKDLATKRLVLCPNPFSEIQEVAEKYEIAGKIDGICADIGVSSPQLDLGERGFSFNKDGPLDMRMDTSSGDNAAHVINEYNEQELADIIYKFGEEPKSRFVARAIVQERSKEPITNTLRLAEIVANAIHYKTKSKKHPATKTFQALRIYVNQELEELETLCRDGFDILKPGGRIGIITFHSLEDKFVKQYFNTLGKGKKIPAHLSRAPLTEDQVAAYKDVKGKIVKPFPLIPSEEEQSENPRSRSAKLRTIEKL; encoded by the coding sequence ATGACTAAAGCTGAGATATTCATGTTCGATCACATTACAGTACTTAAAAACGAAATGGTGCAAAGCCTCAACCTCCCAGTCGATGGGATTGCAATTGACTGCACTGCTGGAGGCGGCGGCCACACGGCTGCCTTGCTCGATGCTCTAGGACCTGGGGGTAAAGTTTTTGCGTTTGATAGAGATCCTATGGCATTTCAGTTCCTGTCTGAAAGGTTCGCCAAGGACCTCGCTACAAAGCGCTTAGTCTTATGCCCTAACCCTTTCTCAGAAATTCAGGAAGTTGCTGAGAAGTATGAAATTGCGGGAAAAATCGATGGTATCTGCGCAGACATAGGGGTTTCAAGCCCACAGCTTGATCTTGGGGAGCGGGGCTTCTCCTTCAATAAGGACGGTCCCCTTGATATGAGAATGGATACGAGCTCAGGCGACAACGCGGCTCACGTGATCAATGAGTACAACGAACAAGAACTTGCAGACATTATCTATAAATTCGGTGAAGAGCCGAAAAGCCGATTTGTTGCCAGGGCTATTGTACAGGAACGAAGCAAGGAGCCTATTACTAATACCTTACGCCTAGCAGAAATCGTAGCAAACGCCATTCATTACAAGACAAAGAGTAAGAAGCACCCTGCGACCAAGACATTTCAAGCCCTGCGAATCTATGTGAATCAGGAACTCGAAGAACTTGAAACCCTGTGCAGAGATGGCTTCGATATTCTGAAACCAGGTGGCCGTATCGGTATTATAACGTTCCACTCTTTAGAAGATAAGTTTGTGAAGCAATATTTCAATACTTTGGGAAAAGGCAAAAAAATCCCTGCTCATCTTTCTAGAGCCCCACTCACAGAAGATCAAGTAGCAGCCTATAAGGATGTTAAGGGCAAGATCGTTAAACCCTTTCCGTTGATTCCTAGTGAAGAGGAACAATCTGAAAACCCGAGGAGCCGTAGTGCCAAACTGCGGACGATTGAGAAACTATGA
- a CDS encoding peptidoglycan D,D-transpeptidase FtsI family protein has product MTFLALLVRAGLILITPPSADVLSQLAQRQYHRSIDLSPYRGTIFDRRGEPLAISIRKPSLFINPRVFDPSPTETKALGKILDIPPNRIRKAGQKRSYFSWIKRKIDSKLADQAMALNIDGLHSVLEPSRYYPSGLASQLIGYVGTDNKGLLGLELRFDETLRGNSETNLLTRDARGKIIRGESDAAEPQKPGQKIYLTLDRVVQEISEKALERGIKNAEAKSGFAIVSDPHTGHILAIANYPKFNPNDSSTIDQFNTRNHGLMDLYEPGSVVKPFVVARALALGKTSMAEAFETHKGLFREGSLRIRDSHPSEELSTAEIIIESSNIGTYKIAKKMGPQALYQVYEDFGLGEAAFKTEAANQAAGRMMPWQKWREVRFANISFGQGLMMTGLEIVQAYGAIANGGQLMKPILVERIEDHKGQVLRSQNPTVIRRVLPHRVAKVMSKTLAEVVEVGTGSNAKSSDYHVAGKTGTSEKVDPETRRYAKHLRIASFAGFSPVKDPHLVIYVVIDEPRKKPYYGGVWAAPVFKEINEKSLRYLNVAPSKRHQATQPLKKAIH; this is encoded by the coding sequence ATGACCTTTCTAGCGCTCTTGGTGAGAGCCGGGTTAATTCTAATCACCCCACCTTCTGCAGATGTCTTATCCCAACTCGCTCAACGGCAGTACCATCGATCCATCGACCTCTCCCCATATCGAGGAACTATTTTCGATCGTCGGGGTGAACCCCTTGCCATCAGTATTCGGAAACCTTCCTTGTTCATAAACCCCCGGGTATTCGACCCTAGCCCCACGGAAACAAAGGCTCTTGGCAAGATTCTGGATATTCCACCAAATCGAATTAGAAAAGCAGGCCAAAAGCGATCATACTTTTCTTGGATCAAGCGTAAGATCGATAGCAAGCTAGCTGATCAAGCAATGGCCCTTAACATAGATGGCTTGCACTCTGTACTCGAACCTTCACGATATTATCCATCAGGCCTTGCCAGTCAGCTTATAGGCTATGTTGGTACAGATAACAAAGGACTGCTGGGCTTGGAGCTTCGATTCGATGAAACTCTCCGCGGTAATAGCGAAACAAACCTCCTGACCCGTGATGCTAGGGGCAAGATAATCCGTGGTGAATCCGATGCGGCAGAGCCACAAAAGCCTGGTCAGAAAATATACTTAACACTCGACCGCGTGGTTCAAGAAATATCAGAAAAAGCACTCGAACGAGGTATCAAAAATGCAGAAGCCAAATCAGGTTTTGCCATCGTTTCAGATCCTCACACGGGCCATATCCTTGCCATAGCAAACTACCCTAAATTTAACCCAAACGACTCGTCTACCATTGACCAATTTAATACCAGAAACCATGGACTGATGGATCTTTACGAACCCGGATCAGTGGTGAAGCCGTTCGTTGTGGCCCGCGCCCTAGCCCTTGGCAAAACGAGTATGGCCGAAGCCTTTGAAACCCATAAAGGGCTATTTCGAGAAGGATCTCTGCGCATCCGAGACTCTCATCCATCCGAAGAACTGTCGACTGCCGAAATCATAATTGAATCGAGTAATATTGGAACTTACAAAATTGCTAAGAAGATGGGGCCGCAAGCCCTCTACCAAGTTTACGAAGATTTTGGTCTCGGCGAGGCTGCATTCAAAACTGAGGCCGCGAATCAAGCAGCTGGTCGGATGATGCCTTGGCAAAAGTGGCGAGAGGTACGGTTCGCTAATATATCATTCGGCCAAGGCTTAATGATGACTGGGCTTGAAATCGTTCAAGCCTATGGTGCCATCGCCAATGGTGGCCAGCTTATGAAGCCAATACTGGTCGAGAGAATTGAAGATCACAAGGGGCAAGTACTTCGCAGTCAAAACCCTACGGTCATTCGTCGAGTGCTTCCTCATAGAGTCGCAAAAGTCATGTCCAAGACTCTCGCTGAGGTGGTTGAAGTCGGTACGGGCAGCAATGCAAAAAGTTCCGATTACCACGTTGCTGGTAAAACAGGCACCTCTGAAAAAGTTGACCCGGAAACCAGGCGCTATGCTAAACACTTGCGTATCGCCAGCTTTGCAGGTTTCAGTCCAGTAAAAGATCCCCATCTTGTGATCTACGTTGTGATTGATGAACCAAGGAAGAAGCCTTACTATGGTGGGGTTTGGGCTGCTCCGGTATTTAAGGAAATCAATGAAAAATCTCTACGCTATCTCAACGTAGCCCCAAGCAAGCGCCACCAAGCCACACAACCTCTTAAGAAGGCGATTCACTGA